A single window of Acidobacteriota bacterium DNA harbors:
- a CDS encoding long-chain fatty acid--CoA ligase, with the protein MISGDVLGERARLSPDKTALVEVATGRRFTYSELDARARSAARTLTEGLGLKKGDRLALLAGNCVEFLDVFFACGKNGVVLVPLNTRQTAAELQGVIEDAEPRALIFGATFEETVEDLLRRVRGVRAVPLDAPAAPGAAAASAHSAHTTFKEISSSLPSAPTGADAEVSGPEDLYCLLYTSGTTGKPKGVMVPHRMVAWNAVNTVVSWQLREDDVSPIYTPLYHAGGLGAFLTPIFAVGGTIVLLAGFDAAEVLATIGRERCTVALGVPTIFRMLQEHPDWASADFSSIRYFASGGAPLPLDIIETWQRRGANFKQGYGLTEVGVNCFAMSVEESIRKAGSIGRPMMFTRAKLTDEEGNEVPIGEVGELLLKGPHVCKGYYRNPEATAASLDAEGWFHTGDLAKKDEDGFFTIAGRKKDMLISGGVNVYPAEIEAVLFRHPLVKDVAVVGVPDEKWGEVGVAFVVRREEEGKREERIFLEGEEGKAEAAAAAELTGFVGSRLAKYKIPREFVFVDALPRTPYGKVVKGELRSLYLSKKSSSSASSEVPE; encoded by the coding sequence ATGATTTCGGGCGACGTCCTCGGGGAGCGCGCGCGGCTCTCGCCGGACAAGACGGCGCTCGTCGAGGTCGCGACAGGCCGGCGCTTCACGTATTCCGAACTGGACGCGCGCGCCAGATCCGCGGCGCGGACGCTGACGGAAGGGCTCGGCCTGAAGAAGGGCGACCGCCTCGCCCTCCTCGCGGGCAATTGCGTGGAGTTCCTCGACGTCTTCTTCGCGTGCGGCAAGAACGGCGTCGTCCTCGTCCCGCTCAACACGCGGCAGACGGCGGCGGAGCTCCAGGGTGTCATCGAAGACGCCGAGCCGCGGGCTTTGATATTCGGTGCGACGTTTGAAGAGACCGTTGAAGATTTGCTTAGAAGGGTAAGAGGAGTCAGGGCAGTGCCTCTCGACGCTCCGGCAGCGCCAGGTGCGGCGGCCGCGTCCGCGCACAGCGCCCACACCACCTTCAAAGAAATCTCCTCTTCTCTTCCATCGGCGCCCACTGGCGCCGATGCAGAAGTCTCCGGTCCCGAAGACCTCTACTGCCTCCTCTACACGTCCGGAACCACGGGCAAGCCGAAGGGCGTGATGGTGCCGCACCGGATGGTGGCGTGGAACGCGGTGAACACCGTCGTGTCGTGGCAGCTCCGCGAGGACGACGTGTCGCCCATCTACACGCCGCTCTACCACGCGGGCGGGTTGGGCGCGTTCCTGACGCCCATCTTCGCGGTCGGGGGGACGATCGTCCTTCTCGCGGGCTTCGACGCCGCCGAGGTGCTCGCGACGATCGGGCGGGAGCGCTGCACGGTCGCCCTCGGGGTCCCGACGATCTTCCGGATGCTCCAGGAGCATCCCGACTGGGCGTCCGCGGACTTCTCGAGCATCCGCTACTTTGCCAGCGGCGGGGCGCCGCTGCCTCTCGACATCATCGAGACGTGGCAAAGGCGCGGCGCGAACTTCAAGCAGGGTTACGGCCTCACGGAAGTCGGTGTGAACTGCTTCGCGATGAGCGTCGAAGAGTCGATCCGGAAGGCCGGGTCGATCGGCCGGCCGATGATGTTCACCCGGGCGAAGCTGACGGATGAAGAGGGAAACGAGGTCCCGATCGGCGAGGTCGGCGAGCTCCTGCTCAAAGGCCCGCACGTCTGCAAGGGCTACTACAGGAACCCGGAGGCCACGGCCGCGTCGCTCGACGCCGAGGGCTGGTTCCACACGGGCGACCTTGCGAAGAAGGACGAAGACGGGTTCTTCACGATCGCGGGCCGCAAGAAGGACATGCTCATCTCGGGCGGCGTCAACGTCTATCCCGCCGAGATCGAGGCCGTCCTCTTCCGGCACCCGCTCGTGAAGGACGTCGCCGTCGTCGGCGTCCCGGACGAGAAGTGGGGGGAAGTCGGCGTCGCGTTCGTCGTGAGACGGGAAGAAGAGGGAAAGAGAGAAGAGAGGATTTTCTTAGAAGGTGAAGAGGGGAAGGCGGAAGCGGCGGCCGCGGCGGAGCTGACCGGATTCGTCGGTTCGCGCCTCGCGAAGTACAAGATCCCACGGGAATTCGTCTTCGTCGATGCGCTTCCGCGCACCCCATACGGCAAGGTCGTGAAGGGCGAACTCCGGTCTCTTTACCTTTCAAAGAAATCTTCTTCTTCGGCCTCTTCGGAAGTTCCCGAATGA
- the fabG gene encoding 3-oxoacyl-ACP reductase FabG produces MRVAIVTGGAAGIGRATALRFAQGGCAVSAWDVDEVKAAALVPELQAAGAPAAEGRKVDVTDAAAVDRAVSEVFSRFGRVDVLVNNAGIVKDSQLVKWKDGAVVSTMSDGDFDRVISVNLKGVFNCTRAVAPAMIKQGSGVVLNASSVVGLYGNFGQTNYAATKAGVISFTQTWARELGKFGIRVNAVAPGFVATEIIKAMPEKVIAGMVSKTPVGRMGKPEDIAEAYFWLASDAAAFVHGATLSVDGGLVLGT; encoded by the coding sequence ATGCGCGTCGCCATCGTCACGGGAGGCGCGGCCGGCATCGGCCGCGCCACGGCCCTGCGCTTCGCCCAGGGCGGCTGCGCCGTGTCCGCGTGGGACGTGGACGAGGTGAAGGCCGCGGCTCTCGTTCCCGAGCTCCAGGCGGCGGGCGCGCCCGCCGCCGAGGGCCGGAAGGTGGACGTCACCGATGCCGCGGCGGTGGACCGCGCGGTCTCGGAGGTCTTCTCGCGCTTCGGGCGGGTCGACGTCCTCGTGAACAACGCGGGGATCGTGAAGGACTCGCAGCTCGTCAAGTGGAAGGACGGCGCCGTCGTCTCGACCATGTCCGACGGGGATTTCGACAGGGTCATCTCGGTCAACCTCAAGGGCGTCTTCAACTGCACGCGAGCCGTGGCCCCCGCGATGATCAAGCAGGGGAGCGGCGTCGTCCTGAACGCGTCGTCCGTCGTCGGCCTCTACGGCAATTTCGGCCAGACGAACTATGCCGCCACGAAAGCCGGCGTCATCTCCTTCACGCAGACGTGGGCCCGCGAGCTCGGGAAGTTCGGCATCCGCGTGAACGCGGTCGCGCCGGGCTTCGTCGCCACCGAGATCATCAAGGCGATGCCCGAGAAGGTCATCGCGGGGATGGTCTCGAAGACCCCCGTCGGCCGGATGGGGAAGCCCGAGGACATCGCCGAGGCCTACTTCTGGCTCGCGTCGGATGCGGCCGCGTTCGTCCACGGCGCGACGCTCTCGGTGGACGGCGGGCTGGTGCTCGGCACATGA
- a CDS encoding ketoacyl-ACP synthase III translates to MSPSARIISTGSYLPEIEVSNDALRERFKTIAPEFVDKMEAGSGIKTRWWAPPDWATSDLAVRAAQKALAAAGKKPEDVDLVLLGTDSPDFVTPATSVVVQHKLGAKNAGTFDVGCACASFPTCLATAAGLIATNKSLKTVVAIGAYMMHKLTDPNDPMIFFFGDGAGAAVLGPSDAPGFVASGFRADGSFNRNWAILSGGTDEPASLESVKAGRTTVKLIERYPPELNNEGWPKLVRQMAADGGFAVSDIDMLILTQVRRPTIELVMQDLGLPMEKTHMVMDKWGYTGSASVAMAFDDARAKGKVKAGDLVVFVASGVGYNMAGAAFRMV, encoded by the coding sequence ATGAGCCCCTCGGCCCGGATCATCTCGACCGGCTCCTATCTGCCGGAGATCGAGGTGTCGAACGACGCGCTGCGCGAGCGCTTCAAGACGATCGCGCCCGAATTCGTCGACAAGATGGAGGCGGGCAGCGGGATCAAGACCCGCTGGTGGGCGCCGCCCGACTGGGCGACGTCCGACCTCGCCGTCCGCGCGGCGCAGAAGGCTCTCGCGGCGGCGGGGAAGAAGCCCGAGGACGTCGACCTCGTCCTCCTCGGTACGGACTCGCCGGACTTCGTGACGCCGGCCACTTCCGTCGTCGTCCAGCACAAGCTCGGCGCGAAGAACGCCGGGACCTTCGACGTCGGCTGCGCGTGTGCGTCCTTTCCGACGTGCCTTGCGACCGCCGCCGGCCTCATCGCGACGAACAAGTCGTTGAAGACCGTCGTGGCGATCGGCGCGTACATGATGCACAAGCTCACGGACCCGAACGATCCGATGATCTTCTTCTTCGGGGACGGCGCGGGCGCCGCCGTGCTCGGGCCGTCCGACGCCCCGGGCTTCGTGGCGTCCGGCTTCCGCGCCGACGGGTCGTTCAACCGCAACTGGGCGATCCTTTCCGGCGGCACGGACGAGCCGGCTTCACTCGAGTCCGTGAAGGCCGGCCGCACGACGGTCAAGCTCATCGAGCGCTACCCGCCGGAGCTCAACAACGAAGGCTGGCCGAAGCTCGTGCGCCAGATGGCGGCGGACGGAGGGTTTGCCGTTTCCGACATCGACATGCTCATCCTGACGCAGGTCAGGCGGCCGACGATCGAGCTCGTCATGCAGGACCTCGGGCTGCCGATGGAAAAGACGCACATGGTGATGGACAAGTGGGGTTACACGGGCTCGGCGAGCGTCGCGATGGCGTTCGACGACGCCCGCGCCAAGGGGAAGGTCAAGGCCGGGGACCTCGTCGTCTTCGTGGCGTCCGGCGTCGGCTACAACATGGCGGGCGCCGCCTTCCGCATGGTCTAG
- a CDS encoding alpha/beta hydrolase: protein MPRAAKILLGLVAALVLLGAAAGAIFWKKPLATLAWIGRRRLSSSGFEKHVRPSAVGPQVVFSGGGGAPVVLVHGAGDQAGGWSKVAPRLARSFSVVAVDLAGHGESAPAEGSLPFATLLSGFDGAMKELPQGKVTLVGNSLGAWVATVWAREHPDRVSHLVLVNGGPLLGDRPDLTLQPKTRAEADKTLAALRDPSAPLIPDFVVDDIIREAARGPIARLAAEAKGMPAYLLDGKLAGFDVPVDLLWGASDKLVSVDYAKRLAGQLPAARLTTIDRCGHAPQVECPDRFTEALLKVLKDPVPEPTVSSPPVAAPAAATAARP from the coding sequence GTGCCGCGCGCCGCGAAGATCCTCCTCGGCCTCGTCGCCGCCCTCGTCCTCCTCGGGGCGGCGGCGGGGGCGATCTTCTGGAAGAAGCCGCTCGCCACGCTCGCGTGGATCGGCCGCCGGAGGCTCTCGTCGTCGGGTTTCGAGAAGCACGTTCGGCCGTCCGCCGTGGGGCCGCAGGTCGTGTTCTCCGGCGGTGGCGGTGCGCCGGTCGTCCTCGTCCACGGCGCGGGCGACCAGGCCGGCGGGTGGTCGAAGGTCGCGCCGCGCCTCGCGAGGAGTTTCTCGGTCGTAGCGGTCGACCTCGCCGGCCACGGCGAGAGCGCGCCGGCGGAGGGGTCGCTGCCGTTCGCGACTCTTCTCTCCGGATTCGACGGCGCGATGAAGGAGTTGCCGCAGGGCAAGGTGACTCTCGTCGGAAATTCGCTCGGAGCATGGGTCGCGACGGTGTGGGCGAGGGAGCATCCCGATCGCGTGAGTCACCTGGTGCTCGTGAACGGCGGCCCCCTGCTCGGCGACCGCCCCGACCTCACGCTCCAGCCGAAGACGCGCGCGGAGGCCGACAAGACGCTTGCCGCCCTGCGCGACCCGTCGGCTCCGCTGATCCCGGATTTCGTCGTGGACGACATCATCCGCGAGGCGGCAAGGGGTCCGATCGCGCGGCTCGCCGCCGAGGCGAAGGGCATGCCCGCGTACCTCCTCGACGGAAAGCTCGCTGGTTTCGACGTCCCCGTGGACCTCCTCTGGGGCGCGTCCGACAAGCTGGTCTCCGTCGACTACGCGAAACGCCTCGCCGGACAGCTGCCGGCAGCGCGCCTCACGACGATCGACCGCTGCGGGCACGCGCCGCAGGTCGAGTGTCCCGACCGGTTCACGGAGGCGCTCCTGAAAGTCCTCAAGGATCCCGTGCCCGAGCCCACCGTCTCGTCGCCGCCGGTCGCCGCGCCCGCTGCCGCGACGGCCGCCCGGCCATGA
- a CDS encoding TonB-dependent receptor, with product MSKGRRAFSLSKHLLLLSLPVLLLAAPRAAAQTAAATLEVAAADASGAPVPGASVEAKSPDTGLTRTGVTDVTGVAKFAALPTGGYDVTVKLQGFETVVQKGVVLRVGQTGRVNVTLAQRKSAEVSVVASAPLVDVYKIDSSTNVSPEQIRDLPTPDRDFQNLAFIAPTVERERGAFRFVTGGPVIGGGGNASQATILVDGVDFTDPALGLAKTKFSQDAISEFRVISNRFDAEVGGSAGGALSVLTKSGTNTLSGTAFGFYRGPNLRAKGAFEQDSTVDYERNQFGATVGGPIVKDRTFFFGSIEQVNATTPTLFRPKGAFVSQAADYKVPIHQTLGYLGLDQTLSENNHLTAKLDYERFRQDNFRVGGVLSIQYGQELNRDNLTFAVGDTWNLGNGSVNEARAQFGTRKYEEPTNTAVTAEWYSSGNTLQTGGNILGNLLGDGTQFEFRDTLYLHFTGAGSHDVKVGAGVQRVIDRSRIDTYQYGLMLYLTDTKALPLAYAYGIGSADVKANTTRLAGYVQDDWRPMSNLTVSLGVRYDYDSGGNDPNIYQPNLGLDGRAIDTNNFQPRLGISWDITGKGAYVARGGVGIFTGRYLLVPAFTEMQQNGYTGRVTYTNLNGALFGLPAFALDPNNPQNTGIKSKPAVTVLDKTLDAPESTQTTLGFTAKLGQTGLYADVEGIYMKGRKEITVTDRNWSGNATHTRPNTAFDQINTYTNDGRSEYMAAVFSLNGNIKGGHVVTASLTMASKHNISDDFSPEFPTGYPNDPANLDAEYGRARSWERYRIVISGIARLPWGINVAPVFEYGAGQPWTQRLGYDYNGDGKNSDRPAGVDRFAEDGPAYRNVNIRVSKMFNFSGIGVELIAECFNVFNTVNYDVTSIDGARYLSGPTITNPAAAAVVNPNYGRASATLPPREGQIGLRVTF from the coding sequence ATGTCCAAAGGCCGCCGCGCCTTCTCCCTTTCGAAACATCTTCTACTTCTCTCTCTTCCGGTCCTCCTCCTCGCGGCGCCGCGCGCCGCGGCCCAGACGGCGGCCGCGACGCTCGAGGTCGCCGCGGCGGACGCCTCGGGCGCACCCGTGCCGGGCGCCAGCGTCGAGGCGAAGAGCCCCGACACCGGCCTCACCCGCACGGGCGTCACGGACGTGACGGGCGTCGCGAAGTTCGCGGCGCTGCCCACGGGCGGGTACGACGTGACCGTCAAGCTGCAGGGCTTCGAGACGGTCGTGCAGAAGGGCGTCGTCCTCCGCGTCGGACAGACCGGCCGCGTGAACGTCACGCTCGCGCAGCGGAAGTCCGCCGAGGTGAGCGTCGTGGCGTCGGCCCCGCTCGTCGACGTCTACAAGATCGACTCCTCGACGAACGTCTCGCCGGAGCAGATCCGGGACCTCCCGACACCCGACCGCGACTTCCAGAACCTCGCGTTCATTGCCCCGACCGTCGAGCGCGAGCGCGGCGCCTTCCGCTTCGTGACGGGCGGCCCCGTCATCGGCGGCGGCGGCAACGCGAGCCAGGCGACCATCCTCGTCGACGGCGTCGATTTCACGGACCCTGCCCTCGGCCTCGCGAAGACGAAGTTCTCGCAGGACGCGATCTCGGAGTTTCGCGTCATCAGCAACCGCTTCGACGCCGAGGTCGGCGGCTCCGCGGGCGGCGCGCTTTCCGTCCTGACGAAGAGCGGCACGAACACGCTTTCCGGAACCGCGTTCGGCTTCTATCGCGGCCCGAACCTGCGCGCGAAGGGCGCCTTCGAGCAGGACTCCACCGTCGACTACGAGCGCAACCAGTTCGGCGCGACCGTCGGCGGCCCGATCGTGAAGGACCGGACGTTCTTCTTCGGCTCGATCGAGCAGGTCAACGCGACGACGCCCACGCTCTTCCGCCCGAAGGGAGCGTTCGTCTCCCAGGCAGCGGACTACAAGGTGCCCATCCACCAGACGCTCGGCTACCTCGGCCTCGACCAGACGCTTTCCGAGAACAACCACCTGACCGCGAAGCTGGACTACGAGCGTTTCCGCCAGGACAACTTCCGCGTCGGCGGCGTCCTCTCCATCCAGTACGGCCAGGAGCTGAACCGCGACAACCTCACGTTCGCGGTCGGCGACACGTGGAACCTCGGCAACGGCTCCGTGAACGAGGCGCGCGCCCAGTTCGGCACGCGGAAATACGAGGAGCCCACGAACACGGCGGTCACGGCCGAGTGGTACTCGAGCGGCAACACGCTGCAGACGGGCGGCAACATCCTCGGCAACCTGCTCGGCGACGGCACCCAGTTCGAGTTCCGCGACACGCTGTACCTGCACTTCACGGGCGCGGGATCGCACGACGTGAAGGTCGGCGCGGGAGTCCAGCGCGTGATCGACCGCTCGCGGATCGACACCTACCAGTACGGCCTCATGCTCTACCTGACGGACACGAAGGCTCTTCCGCTCGCCTACGCCTACGGCATCGGCTCGGCCGACGTGAAGGCGAACACGACGCGTCTCGCCGGCTACGTCCAGGACGACTGGCGGCCGATGTCGAACCTCACCGTGAGCCTCGGCGTGCGCTACGACTACGACTCCGGCGGCAACGACCCGAACATCTACCAGCCGAACCTCGGCCTCGACGGCCGCGCGATCGACACGAACAACTTCCAGCCACGCCTCGGGATCTCGTGGGACATCACGGGCAAGGGCGCATACGTCGCCCGCGGCGGCGTCGGGATCTTCACCGGCCGCTACCTCCTCGTCCCGGCGTTCACGGAGATGCAGCAGAACGGCTACACGGGCCGCGTGACGTACACGAACCTCAACGGAGCGCTCTTCGGGCTCCCGGCGTTCGCGCTCGACCCGAACAACCCGCAGAACACGGGCATCAAGTCCAAGCCCGCCGTCACGGTCCTGGACAAGACGCTCGACGCCCCCGAGTCCACGCAGACGACGCTCGGGTTCACGGCGAAGCTCGGCCAGACGGGCCTCTACGCGGACGTCGAAGGCATCTACATGAAGGGCCGCAAGGAGATCACGGTCACGGACCGCAACTGGAGCGGCAACGCGACCCACACCCGGCCGAACACGGCATTCGACCAGATCAACACGTACACGAACGACGGCCGCTCCGAGTACATGGCCGCCGTCTTCTCCCTGAACGGCAACATCAAGGGCGGCCACGTCGTGACGGCGTCGCTCACGATGGCCTCCAAGCACAACATCTCCGACGACTTCAGCCCCGAGTTCCCGACGGGCTACCCGAACGACCCCGCGAATCTGGATGCCGAGTACGGCCGCGCGCGGTCCTGGGAGCGGTACCGCATCGTCATCTCGGGAATCGCGCGCCTGCCCTGGGGCATCAACGTCGCGCCCGTCTTCGAATACGGCGCCGGGCAGCCGTGGACGCAGCGCCTCGGCTACGACTACAACGGCGACGGCAAGAACTCCGACCGCCCGGCGGGCGTGGACCGCTTCGCCGAGGACGGCCCGGCCTACCGCAACGTGAACATCCGCGTCTCGAAGATGTTCAACTTCAGCGGGATCGGCGTCGAGCTGATCGCCGAGTGCTTCAACGTCTTCAACACGGTCAACTACGACGTGACGTCGATCGACGGCGCCCGGTACCTGTCCGGACCGACGATCACGAACCCGGCGGCCGCCGCCGTCGTGAACCCGAACTACGGCAGGGCCTCCGCGACGCTGCCTCCGCGCGAAGGTCAGATCGGCCTCCGCGTGACCTTCTGA
- a CDS encoding alpha/beta hydrolase, with protein MSVLAHKVEGEGPPLLLLNGGMMSFSAWEPIARRLAVRHRVIRCDFRGQLLSPGEPRASMEEHADDVAALLESLTLGPVDVVAASYGAYAGLLLTARHPERVGSVVAATVTDVARAGDAGLGEVGARLAAAVRAAARGGDRTEVYDAIVQLAYTPEWQAAHADELALRRGQVGLLPGAWFTGLEGLLTALEKVDLRAALAKISCPVLVVAAERDAAMPLERTKAVADGIPAAHFVVVPGAGHALVVECEDEFVLLVERFLARVHRAGGTA; from the coding sequence ATGAGCGTCCTCGCCCACAAGGTGGAGGGCGAGGGTCCCCCTCTCCTGCTCCTCAACGGCGGGATGATGTCGTTCTCCGCCTGGGAGCCGATTGCGCGGCGTCTCGCCGTGCGGCACCGCGTCATCCGCTGCGACTTCCGGGGCCAGCTTCTCTCGCCCGGCGAGCCGCGCGCGTCCATGGAGGAGCACGCGGACGACGTCGCGGCGCTTCTCGAGTCGCTGACGTTGGGGCCGGTCGACGTCGTCGCGGCGTCGTACGGTGCCTACGCCGGGCTCCTTCTCACGGCGCGCCATCCGGAGCGCGTCGGATCCGTCGTCGCCGCCACCGTGACGGACGTCGCGAGGGCCGGCGACGCGGGGCTCGGCGAGGTGGGCGCGCGCCTCGCGGCCGCCGTCCGCGCCGCGGCCCGGGGCGGCGACCGGACGGAGGTCTACGACGCAATCGTGCAGCTCGCCTATACGCCCGAGTGGCAGGCCGCCCACGCGGACGAGCTCGCGCTGCGCCGCGGGCAGGTCGGCCTCCTGCCGGGCGCGTGGTTCACGGGGCTCGAGGGGCTGCTTACGGCTCTCGAAAAGGTCGACCTGAGGGCCGCCCTGGCGAAGATCTCCTGCCCGGTCCTCGTCGTCGCCGCGGAGCGCGACGCCGCGATGCCGCTCGAGAGGACGAAGGCCGTGGCGGACGGAATCCCGGCCGCGCACTTCGTCGTCGTGCCGGGCGCGGGCCACGCTCTCGTCGTCGAATGCGAGGACGAGTTCGTCCTCCTCGTCGAGCGCTTTCTCGCGCGCGTGCACCGCGCCGGAGGAACGGCGTGA
- a CDS encoding tetratricopeptide repeat protein — translation MICQVCGTTNELDREFCGKCQSKLLVVSGAAETYDEGTSEEGVSLDEHLLERVSVLEEIVKRSAETLKMLLEALNRQEKNGFVSQTGLLALKDLLERKGLLVEEELLDLWETRVDLHMAAMEKRERFLERKERMLGGFSGERRERFKGLLADAEFAFYALDPEKAVRSLEDAFRLDKTNAELAFYLGETAFNEGETERAAQLLNTVLAREPRHFEALVYTGVLENEAGRTDRALEALKEAVAVKPDAFLPYFALGALFALRGQLARAETFLRKAVAIDENPQAFSLLGTIAYERGRLADATEAFQKAVRLDPDDEDALYQLGLCYLDRGWTQKATERFQSALELNPNRIEYQEACKLLAPSGARALPKVTGEAAQLARRAEAAAPRDPQKALAIYRRALKLDAENPTLLIAFALLCSAVGRTSEAVATTRRVLSREPGEMVTAAAYATLLEALKAEGKFREGSRVAEEMLGAVRSNYARSIAYFQRATALAEMGEDLDAALELADLSLKLSPKEMRQFPLAAKGWVHYKRREFDRAVECLRRATDLGETPTGLTHLGLAYLALGDARAARQAFGRAKRRDVRVSGGRGGLEAKMLEQIRRNLQLTEKLANRKKTRLA, via the coding sequence GTGATTTGCCAGGTGTGCGGGACCACCAACGAGCTCGACCGCGAGTTCTGCGGGAAGTGCCAGAGCAAGCTTCTCGTCGTCTCGGGCGCGGCCGAAACGTACGACGAGGGCACGTCCGAAGAAGGCGTCTCGCTGGACGAGCACCTCCTCGAGCGCGTCTCGGTCCTCGAGGAGATCGTCAAGCGGAGCGCCGAGACGCTCAAGATGCTCCTCGAGGCGCTGAACCGGCAGGAGAAGAACGGTTTCGTCTCGCAGACGGGCCTCCTCGCGCTCAAGGATCTGCTCGAGCGCAAGGGCCTCCTCGTCGAGGAGGAGCTCCTCGACCTCTGGGAAACGCGCGTCGATCTCCACATGGCGGCGATGGAGAAGCGCGAGCGCTTCCTCGAGCGCAAGGAGCGGATGCTCGGCGGGTTCTCGGGCGAGCGGCGCGAGCGGTTCAAGGGTCTTCTCGCGGACGCCGAGTTCGCGTTCTACGCGCTCGACCCCGAAAAGGCCGTGCGGTCGCTCGAAGACGCGTTCCGGCTCGACAAGACGAACGCGGAGCTCGCGTTCTACCTCGGTGAGACCGCGTTCAACGAGGGCGAGACCGAGCGCGCCGCGCAGCTGCTCAACACGGTTCTCGCGCGGGAGCCGCGCCACTTCGAGGCGCTCGTCTACACGGGGGTCCTCGAGAACGAGGCCGGACGGACGGACCGTGCGCTCGAGGCGCTCAAGGAGGCCGTCGCGGTCAAGCCGGACGCGTTCCTCCCGTACTTCGCGCTCGGCGCGCTCTTCGCGCTCCGCGGACAGCTCGCGCGCGCCGAGACGTTCCTGAGGAAGGCCGTCGCGATCGACGAGAACCCGCAGGCCTTCTCCCTGCTCGGCACGATCGCGTACGAGCGCGGCCGCCTCGCGGACGCGACGGAGGCGTTCCAGAAGGCGGTGCGGCTCGACCCGGACGACGAGGACGCCCTCTACCAGCTCGGGCTCTGCTACCTCGACCGCGGCTGGACGCAGAAGGCCACCGAGCGCTTCCAGTCCGCGCTCGAGCTGAACCCGAACCGCATCGAGTACCAGGAGGCCTGCAAGCTCCTCGCGCCCTCGGGCGCGCGGGCGCTCCCGAAGGTGACGGGCGAGGCCGCGCAGCTCGCGCGCCGCGCGGAGGCCGCGGCCCCGCGGGACCCGCAGAAGGCGCTCGCGATCTACCGGCGCGCGCTGAAGCTCGACGCGGAGAACCCGACGCTCCTGATCGCTTTCGCGCTCCTGTGCTCGGCCGTGGGCCGCACGTCCGAGGCCGTGGCCACGACGCGCCGCGTCCTGTCGCGCGAGCCCGGCGAGATGGTGACGGCGGCCGCGTACGCGACGCTCCTCGAGGCCCTCAAGGCGGAAGGGAAGTTTCGCGAGGGGAGCCGTGTCGCCGAGGAGATGCTCGGGGCGGTGCGCTCCAACTACGCGCGCTCGATCGCGTATTTCCAGCGCGCGACGGCGCTCGCGGAGATGGGGGAGGACCTCGACGCGGCCCTCGAGCTCGCGGACCTCTCCCTGAAGCTCTCGCCGAAGGAGATGCGGCAGTTCCCGCTCGCGGCCAAGGGCTGGGTGCACTACAAGCGCCGCGAGTTCGACCGCGCCGTCGAATGCCTGAGGCGCGCGACGGACCTCGGCGAGACGCCGACGGGCCTCACGCACCTCGGGCTCGCGTACCTTGCGCTCGGCGACGCACGCGCGGCGCGGCAGGCGTTCGGGCGCGCCAAGCGCCGCGACGTGCGCGTCTCGGGCGGCCGCGGCGGGCTCGAGGCGAAGATGCTCGAGCAGATCCGCCGGAACCTCCAGCTCACCGAAAAACTCGCGAACCGGAAGAAGACGCGCCTCGCCTGA
- a CDS encoding 3-hydroxybutyryl-CoA dehydrogenase, giving the protein MSLEKIGVVGAGQMGAGIAHVAALAGKSVVLLDVSEDAVQKGLKTIEKNLGRQVEKGKVTAEARDAALARIAPATDLARFADADLVVEAVVENEAVKKELFGRLDGLVKPEGILASNTSSISITRLAAATKRPDRFIGMHFMNPVPVMTLVEVIRGIATSDETTASVVALAAAMGKTPLACRDFPGFVSNRVLMPMLNEAFYVLHEGIATPEAVDGIMKLGMNHPMGPLTLADFIGLDTCLAILRVLHGGLGDDKYRPCPLLVQMVDAGWLGKKAGRGFYRYDAPGGEKTAS; this is encoded by the coding sequence ATGAGTCTCGAGAAAATCGGCGTCGTCGGCGCCGGCCAGATGGGAGCGGGCATCGCGCACGTCGCGGCGCTCGCCGGGAAGAGCGTGGTCCTCCTCGACGTCTCCGAGGACGCCGTGCAGAAGGGCCTGAAGACGATCGAGAAGAACCTCGGCCGGCAGGTCGAGAAGGGCAAGGTCACGGCGGAGGCCCGCGACGCCGCTCTCGCGCGGATCGCGCCCGCCACGGACCTCGCGCGCTTCGCGGACGCGGACCTCGTCGTCGAGGCCGTCGTCGAGAACGAGGCCGTCAAGAAGGAGCTCTTCGGAAGGCTCGACGGCCTCGTGAAGCCCGAGGGAATCCTGGCCTCGAACACGTCGTCGATCTCGATCACTCGCCTTGCGGCAGCCACGAAGCGCCCGGATCGCTTCATTGGGATGCACTTCATGAACCCGGTCCCCGTCATGACGCTCGTCGAGGTCATCCGGGGGATCGCGACGTCCGACGAGACGACGGCCTCCGTGGTCGCTCTCGCCGCGGCGATGGGAAAGACGCCTCTCGCGTGCCGCGACTTCCCGGGCTTCGTCTCGAACCGCGTCCTGATGCCGATGCTCAACGAGGCGTTCTACGTCCTCCACGAGGGGATCGCGACGCCCGAGGCCGTGGACGGGATCATGAAGCTCGGCATGAACCACCCGATGGGCCCGCTCACGCTGGCCGACTTCATCGGCCTCGACACCTGTCTCGCGATCCTCCGCGTCCTCCACGGCGGCCTCGGCGACGACAAGTACCGCCCATGCCCGCTCCTCGTGCAGATGGTCGACGCGGGCTGGCTCGGGAAGAAGGCGGGGAGAGGCTTCTACCGCTACGACGCTCCCGGTGGGGAGAAGACCGCCTCGTGA